Proteins found in one Streptococcus mitis genomic segment:
- a CDS encoding O-acetylhomoserine aminocarboxypropyltransferase/cysteine synthase family protein, which translates to MTRDFKFETLQLHAGQVVDPATKSRAVPIYQTTSFVFDDTQEGADLFALRKPGNIYTRITNPTTAAFEERIAALEGGVGALATASGMSAVTYTILALAHAGDHVVAASTIYGGTFNLLKETLPRYGITTTFVDIDNLEEVEAAINDNTKLVLIETLGNPLINIPDLEKLAEIAHKYQIPLVSDNTFATPYLINVFSHGVDIAIHSATKFIGGHGTTIGGVIVDSGRFDWAASGKFPQFVDEDPSYHNLSYTRDVGAAAFIIAVRVQLLRDTGAALSPFNAFLLLQGLETLSLRVERHVQNAEKIVDFLVNHPKVEKVNYPKLADSPYHALAEKYLPKGVGSIFTFHVKGGEAEARKVIDHLEIFSDLANVADAKSLVVHPATTTHGQLSEKDLEAAGVTPNQIRLSIGLENVEDLIEDLRLALEKI; encoded by the coding sequence ATGACTCGTGATTTTAAATTTGAAACTTTGCAACTACATGCTGGTCAAGTTGTGGATCCAGCTACCAAGTCTCGTGCAGTGCCGATTTATCAAACAACATCCTTTGTTTTTGATGATACGCAGGAAGGTGCCGATTTGTTTGCCTTGAGAAAACCAGGGAACATTTATACTCGTATTACCAATCCTACAACAGCTGCCTTTGAAGAAAGAATTGCTGCCCTTGAAGGTGGTGTCGGAGCTCTTGCAACTGCATCAGGTATGTCCGCAGTGACTTATACGATTTTGGCACTTGCCCACGCTGGTGACCATGTAGTTGCAGCATCAACTATTTACGGTGGAACCTTCAATCTTTTGAAAGAAACCCTTCCTCGTTATGGTATCACAACAACCTTTGTCGACATTGATAATTTGGAGGAAGTGGAAGCAGCTATCAATGACAATACCAAGCTTGTTCTGATTGAAACCTTGGGTAACCCCTTGATTAATATTCCAGATTTGGAAAAATTGGCAGAGATTGCTCATAAGTATCAGATTCCACTTGTTTCTGACAATACTTTTGCTACACCTTATTTGATTAACGTCTTTTCTCACGGTGTAGATATTGCTATTCACTCTGCGACTAAGTTTATCGGTGGCCATGGTACGACTATTGGTGGCGTTATTGTCGATAGCGGTCGTTTTGACTGGGCGGCTTCAGGGAAATTCCCTCAATTTGTTGACGAGGATCCAAGCTATCACAACTTGAGCTATACTCGTGATGTGGGTGCAGCAGCCTTTATTATCGCAGTCCGTGTCCAATTGCTTCGTGATACAGGTGCAGCCTTGTCACCATTTAATGCCTTCCTCTTGCTTCAAGGACTGGAAACACTTTCTCTTCGTGTCGAACGTCATGTGCAAAATGCAGAGAAAATTGTTGATTTCCTTGTCAACCATCCTAAGGTAGAAAAAGTCAATTATCCAAAACTTGCAGATAGTCCTTACCATGCCTTGGCTGAGAAATACTTGCCTAAAGGTGTGGGCTCAATCTTTACCTTCCATGTCAAAGGTGGGGAGGCAGAGGCACGCAAGGTAATTGATCATTTAGAAATCTTTTCTGATCTAGCAAACGTGGCAGATGCTAAATCGCTTGTTGTCCATCCAGCAACAACCACCCATGGTCAATTGTCAGAAAAAGACCTTGAAGCTGCAGGTGTCACACCAAACCAAATCCGCTTGTCAATCGGACTTGAAAATGTAGAGGATTTGATTGAAGACTTGCGATTGGCCTTGGAGAAAATTTAA